One stretch of Lacimicrobium alkaliphilum DNA includes these proteins:
- the rpoC gene encoding DNA-directed RNA polymerase subunit beta', which yields MKDLLKFLKQQNKTEEFDNIRIGLASPDMIRSWSYGEVKKPETINYRTFKPEREGLFCARIFGPVKDYECLCGKYKRLKHRGVICEKCGVEVTLTKVRRERMGHIELASPVAHIWFLKSLPSRIGLMLDMTLRDIERVLYFESYVVTEPGMTTLERSQLLTEEEYLDALEEHGDEFEAKMGAEAVFDLLKVLDVDADVVAMREELPSINSETKRKKISKRLKLLESFQQSGNRPEWMILTVLPVLPPDLRPLVPLDGGRFATSDLNDLYRRVINRNNRLKRLLDLAAPDIIVRNEKRMLQEAVDALLDNGRRGRAITGSNKRPLKSLADMIKGKQGRFRQNLLGKRVDYSGRSVITVGPTLRLHQCGLPKKMALELFKPFIYGKLEGRGLATTIKAAKKMVEREAPEVWDVLDEVIREHPVLLNRAPTLHRLGIQAFEPVLIEGKAIQLHPLVCAAYNADFDGDQMAVHLPLTLEAQLESRALMMSTNNILSPANGEPIIVPSQDVVLGLYYMTRDRVNGKGEGMVFKNPHEAEKAYRTDIAELHARVKVRIREVEVDEQGNKTEKYSLIDTTVGRAILSLVLPEGLPFELINQPMGKKQISRLLNVCYRTLGLKDTVIAGDQIMYTGFHYAMIAGVSICLNDMVIPDEKVEIIGEASAEVAEIQEQFQSGLVTAGERYNKVIDIWSAANERVAKAMMSNLSKEEVVNRDGETEEQNSFNSVYMMADSGARGSPAQIRQLAGMRGLMAKPDGSIIETPITANFREGLNVLQYFISTHGARKGLADTALKTANSGYLTRRLVDVAQDLVITNDDCGTFEGVKMTPLIEGGDVVEPLRERVLGRTVAEDVYTPGTDEVLVERNVILDEALVDLLEAHSIDQVMVRSVITCENDFGVCAKCYGRDLARGHQVGIGESVGVIAAQSIGEPGTQLTMRTFHIGGAASRASAENSVQVKTDGRLKLHNAKFVRNTEDKVVITSRSTEITIIDDQGREKERYKVPYGATLAVDDSAKVNAGDVVANWDPHSHPIIVERDAKISFADIDDSNTEMQQDELTGLTRIVVKDLTKANAKEPKLILESEEHGLQEIRLPSFTTIEAADGKVAKTGDVLARIPQESSKTRDITGGLPRVADLFEARKPKEPAILAEVSGTISFGKETKGKRRLVIAPEQGEAYEEMIPKWRQLNVFEGEKVEKGEVISDGPESPHDILRLRGISAVSNYIVNEVQDVYRLQGVKINDKHIEVVIRQMLRKCLITHPGDSQFLEGEQIELAAVKIENRRLEKQGKIPAQYEIQLLGITKASLSTESFISAASFQETTRVLTEAAVQGKEDDLRGLKENVIVGRLIPAGTGFAYHQQRQRRKMAAAEVMEDPSVSAAEAEQALSDALNAETGSSDDAES from the coding sequence GTGAAAGACTTATTAAAGTTTTTGAAGCAGCAAAATAAGACCGAAGAATTCGATAATATTCGTATCGGTCTGGCTTCACCGGATATGATCCGATCGTGGTCTTATGGTGAGGTTAAAAAACCCGAAACCATTAACTACCGCACCTTTAAACCAGAGCGTGAAGGCCTGTTTTGTGCGCGTATTTTTGGTCCGGTAAAAGATTATGAGTGTTTGTGCGGCAAGTACAAACGCCTTAAGCATCGTGGCGTGATCTGTGAGAAGTGTGGTGTTGAAGTCACACTGACCAAGGTACGTCGGGAGCGTATGGGCCATATTGAACTGGCCAGTCCGGTAGCCCATATCTGGTTCCTGAAATCACTACCGTCCCGCATCGGTCTGATGCTGGATATGACATTACGTGATATCGAGCGGGTACTGTATTTCGAATCTTATGTGGTGACAGAGCCCGGCATGACTACGCTGGAACGTTCACAGTTGCTGACAGAAGAAGAATACCTGGATGCGCTGGAAGAACATGGTGACGAATTCGAAGCCAAGATGGGCGCCGAAGCGGTATTCGATCTGCTTAAAGTGCTGGATGTGGACGCCGATGTGGTGGCCATGCGCGAAGAGCTGCCTTCGATCAATTCCGAGACCAAGCGTAAAAAGATCTCCAAGCGCCTCAAGCTGCTAGAGTCTTTCCAGCAATCAGGTAACCGCCCTGAGTGGATGATCCTGACCGTATTGCCGGTATTGCCACCGGACTTGCGTCCGCTGGTACCGCTGGATGGCGGGCGTTTTGCCACATCCGATCTGAACGATTTGTATCGTCGTGTGATCAACCGTAACAACCGTCTCAAGCGCCTGCTTGATCTGGCTGCGCCAGATATCATCGTGCGTAACGAGAAGCGTATGTTGCAGGAAGCCGTCGACGCGTTGCTGGACAACGGTCGTCGTGGCCGTGCTATCACAGGTTCTAATAAGCGCCCGCTGAAATCATTGGCAGATATGATCAAGGGTAAGCAGGGTCGCTTCCGTCAGAACCTTTTGGGTAAACGTGTCGACTACTCAGGTCGTTCCGTTATCACAGTGGGTCCTACTCTTCGCCTGCACCAATGCGGCCTGCCGAAGAAAATGGCCCTTGAGCTGTTCAAACCCTTTATCTATGGCAAGCTGGAAGGTCGCGGTCTGGCGACAACCATTAAAGCAGCCAAGAAGATGGTGGAGCGTGAAGCGCCGGAAGTCTGGGATGTACTGGACGAAGTTATCCGCGAACACCCGGTTCTGCTTAACCGCGCACCAACCTTGCACAGGCTGGGAATCCAAGCCTTTGAACCTGTACTGATCGAAGGTAAAGCAATACAACTGCACCCGCTTGTGTGTGCGGCCTATAACGCCGACTTCGATGGTGACCAGATGGCAGTGCATTTGCCACTGACACTGGAAGCACAGCTTGAATCCCGTGCGCTGATGATGTCGACTAATAACATCCTGTCGCCGGCTAACGGTGAGCCCATTATCGTTCCTTCTCAGGACGTGGTGCTGGGTCTTTACTATATGACCCGGGACCGGGTGAATGGCAAAGGCGAAGGCATGGTGTTTAAAAACCCCCATGAAGCCGAAAAAGCCTATCGCACGGATATCGCAGAACTGCATGCCCGTGTCAAAGTGCGTATCCGCGAAGTGGAAGTGGATGAGCAGGGTAATAAGACTGAAAAGTATTCGCTGATCGACACCACGGTGGGCCGTGCTATTTTGTCACTGGTATTACCGGAAGGTCTGCCCTTTGAGCTGATTAACCAGCCTATGGGTAAGAAACAGATCTCAAGGTTGCTGAACGTTTGTTACCGTACTCTGGGTCTGAAAGACACCGTTATTGCCGGTGACCAGATCATGTACACGGGCTTTCATTATGCAATGATTGCCGGTGTGTCAATCTGCCTCAACGACATGGTGATCCCTGATGAGAAGGTTGAAATCATCGGTGAAGCCAGTGCTGAAGTGGCAGAAATCCAGGAGCAGTTCCAGTCTGGTCTGGTAACAGCCGGTGAGCGCTATAACAAGGTTATTGATATCTGGTCTGCGGCTAACGAGCGTGTTGCCAAAGCCATGATGAGCAACCTGTCGAAGGAAGAAGTGGTTAACCGTGATGGTGAAACCGAAGAGCAGAATTCTTTCAACTCCGTATACATGATGGCCGACTCCGGCGCCCGGGGTAGCCCGGCGCAGATTCGTCAGCTGGCCGGTATGCGTGGTCTGATGGCTAAGCCCGATGGCTCCATCATCGAGACGCCCATCACCGCCAACTTCCGTGAAGGTCTGAACGTACTACAGTACTTTATCTCGACTCACGGTGCCCGTAAGGGTCTGGCAGATACCGCTCTGAAGACAGCAAACTCAGGTTATCTGACTCGTCGTCTGGTCGACGTGGCGCAGGATCTGGTTATCACCAATGACGATTGCGGCACTTTCGAAGGTGTGAAAATGACACCACTGATCGAAGGTGGTGATGTGGTTGAACCCTTGCGTGAGCGGGTGTTGGGCCGCACGGTCGCTGAAGATGTGTATACACCGGGTACTGACGAAGTGCTGGTAGAGCGTAATGTGATCCTGGACGAAGCTCTGGTGGACTTGCTGGAGGCTCACTCTATCGATCAGGTGATGGTACGCTCGGTAATTACCTGTGAAAACGACTTCGGTGTATGTGCCAAGTGTTACGGACGTGACCTGGCCCGTGGTCATCAGGTTGGTATCGGTGAATCTGTAGGTGTTATCGCCGCACAGTCAATCGGTGAACCTGGTACCCAGCTGACCATGCGTACCTTCCACATTGGTGGTGCAGCATCCCGAGCTTCAGCTGAAAACAGTGTGCAGGTGAAAACCGATGGTCGCCTGAAACTGCATAACGCCAAATTTGTACGTAATACCGAAGACAAAGTGGTGATCACTTCACGTTCAACTGAAATCACAATTATTGATGACCAGGGTCGTGAGAAAGAGCGTTACAAGGTTCCTTATGGTGCCACCCTTGCTGTGGATGACAGTGCTAAGGTTAACGCCGGTGATGTGGTAGCGAACTGGGATCCCCATTCGCACCCTATCATTGTTGAGCGTGACGCCAAGATCAGCTTTGCCGATATTGACGACAGCAACACTGAAATGCAGCAGGATGAGCTGACCGGTCTGACCCGTATCGTGGTCAAAGATCTGACCAAGGCCAACGCCAAAGAGCCTAAGCTGATTCTGGAATCAGAAGAGCATGGGCTGCAGGAAATTCGTCTGCCGAGCTTCACGACTATTGAAGCGGCCGATGGAAAAGTGGCCAAAACCGGTGACGTGCTGGCGCGTATTCCGCAGGAAAGCTCCAAGACCCGGGATATTACCGGTGGTCTGCCGCGGGTTGCGGATCTGTTCGAAGCCCGTAAGCCCAAAGAGCCGGCTATATTGGCCGAAGTGTCAGGTACCATCAGCTTTGGTAAGGAAACTAAAGGTAAGCGCCGTCTGGTGATAGCCCCTGAACAGGGTGAAGCCTATGAGGAAATGATTCCGAAATGGCGTCAGCTGAATGTATTTGAAGGTGAAAAGGTCGAGAAAGGGGAAGTGATCTCCGATGGTCCTGAGTCACCCCATGACATTCTGCGACTGCGTGGTATCAGTGCGGTGTCCAACTATATCGTCAATGAAGTTCAGGATGTCTATCGCCTGCAGGGTGTAAAGATTAACGATAAGCATATCGAGGTGGTGATCCGCCAGATGCTGCGTAAGTGCCTGATCACTCATCCGGGTGACAGTCAGTTCCTCGAAGGCGAACAGATTGAGTTGGCAGCGGTTAAGATTGAAAACCGCAGACTGGAAAAACAAGGCAAGATCCCGGCACAGTACGAGATACAGTTACTGGGTATTACCAAAGCCTCGTTGTCTACCGAGTCGTTCATCTCTGCGGCGTCCTTCCAGGAAACCACCAGAGTATTGACCGAAGCGGCAGTGCAGGGCAAAGAAGACGATCTTCGCGGTCTCAAAGAGAACGTTATCGTGGGTCGCCTGATTCCTGCCGGTACAGGTTTTGCGTATCATCAGCAGCGCCAGCGCAGAAAGATGGCGGCTGCGGAAGTGATGGAAGATCCATCGGTTTCCGCCGCAGAAGCAGAGCAGGCATTGTCTGATGCTCTGAATGCCGAAACCGGCAGTTCTGATGACGCCGAAAGTTAA
- the rpsL gene encoding 30S ribosomal protein S12: protein MATVNQLVRKPRQKVVEKSNVPALQACPQRRGVCTRVYTTTPKKPNSALRKVCRVRLTNGFEVSSYIGGEGHNLQEHSVVLIRGGRVKDLPGVRYHTVRGTLDCAGVSARKQGRSKYGAKRPKS, encoded by the coding sequence ATGGCAACAGTTAACCAGTTAGTGCGCAAGCCACGCCAGAAGGTCGTTGAAAAAAGCAACGTCCCTGCGCTTCAGGCTTGTCCACAACGACGTGGTGTATGTACCCGTGTATATACCACCACACCAAAGAAGCCGAACTCCGCACTGCGTAAAGTGTGTCGTGTTCGCCTGACCAACGGTTTCGAGGTCAGCTCATACATCGGTGGTGAAGGCCACAACCTGCAAGAGCACAGTGTTGTGCTGATTCGCGGTGGTCGTGTTAAAGACCTGCCCGGTGTTCGTTATCATACCGTTCGCGGAACACTTGACTGTGCTGGCGTAAGCGCCCGTAAACAGGGTCGTTCCAAATACGGCGCGAAAAGGCCCAAGTCTTAA
- the rpsG gene encoding 30S ribosomal protein S7, whose translation MPRRRVVGQRKILPDPKFGSLLLAKFMNVVMLDGKKSTAEKIVYGALDIVAGKTSKDHLDVFEDALDNIRPSVEVKSRRVGGSTYQVPVEVRPVRRNALGMRWLVEAARKRGEKSMAQRLAAEMLDASENKGSAVKKREDVHRMAEANKAFAHYRW comes from the coding sequence ATGCCTAGAAGAAGAGTCGTAGGTCAGAGAAAGATCCTACCCGATCCTAAGTTCGGATCACTATTACTAGCCAAGTTCATGAATGTCGTCATGCTGGACGGCAAAAAATCAACTGCTGAAAAAATCGTATACGGCGCGCTGGATATCGTTGCTGGGAAAACCAGCAAAGATCATCTGGACGTGTTCGAAGACGCACTGGATAACATCCGTCCGTCTGTGGAAGTAAAGTCCCGCCGTGTTGGTGGTTCAACCTATCAGGTGCCTGTAGAGGTTCGTCCTGTTCGTCGTAATGCCCTTGGCATGCGTTGGTTGGTTGAAGCTGCCCGTAAGCGCGGCGAAAAATCAATGGCTCAGCGCCTGGCTGCCGAGATGCTTGATGCATCAGAGAACAAAGGTTCTGCGGTCAAGAAACGTGAAGACGTGCACCGCATGGCAGAAGCGAACAAAGCATTCGCTCACTACCGCTGGTAA